The Myripristis murdjan chromosome 11, fMyrMur1.1, whole genome shotgun sequence genomic sequence ATGACTCAAGTCTGTGCCCTTCCGTTGAGCTGAAAGTATTGTAGATGCAGTTTCAAGCTGGACTGCCCTTTAGGAAAAGCTTTTTGATTGTTGTATAAGATTTTTTAAGGTTGATTTCTTTTCCcctgttgtcatttttcatttttaccacAGTAAAAATGAATGTATAAATCTTTTTTGTTCATACTGTATAAAGGAAGCCAAAAAGTGAAACTAAGAAACTATGTTTTGGGAATGTAAGTAATTTTTCAAAGCCTTTCAGCTGAAAtcatttgtgatgtttgataAAGATTGTTTATATTCTATTAATGACCttgtatttatttccttttgtaCCTTTGAGCCAGCACTGATCAGCCTGCAGTGTTATTTGCTTATTCGACTTTAAATATCTTCAACAGTCATTTGGCCAGCACATGTAAGATTGCCTCTGTAGAATCTGCAGTTTTCTTGACACATACCAGTTAGTTTTCACTCTCATGCATTCAGCAAACAAGGCTGATCAGTgcatacaaaacattttattgtgcaAAGAATGCCAACACAGGTCTCATTGTTCCAAAATAACACCAAAATGACAacataaatttttaaaattcataacttgtctacatacacacagtctcacagGTAAGTGGAATGGGGGAGCGGTGTTGGTTTAGAAACTCTACTGCTGcaagagacacacaaacacaaacaagaaacagagagatgagTTAGACAAGCTTCAGATTCGCCAGAACCACAAGCTCTAAGAACAACTCTCACCATGTTCTGGTAACTGTTGACGGATCCCAAGGGGAATCTGTTGAACGTGTTAATTTGTCAGAGAATGTGACCTGGTTGGGCCAAGAAATTAACACCagattgattttatattttagtcCGATAGTGGATGCATCAGCCATTACAACCTCATTTCCAACCATCTGCAAAAAGCCATGGTTGCTCAGTTAGGCCTGTAATTGTGACGAACCAAGGGTAATGTTATTCCATAAGTCAAATAAACTGTTAACGGGACTTTTCTGCACCAGTTGCTTTCTATGTGTTAGTCTGATTAAAATTCTCAGCAGGACAGTGTGTGCAATGTGCAATCCTCATATTACATATATTAGTCAGGCAAGGTCTGTGAGAGGCTCTATATTTATCATCTTCCTACATTATACAAGCATATCTATCTGACTGATGGTATTGTGTACTACATACATGGCtgtacatttgtgcatgtgtctgtaagCGTGTGTTTGCGTGCCTCACCTTGGTCTTGTTCTGGACAGGCAGGTAGAGCTTGAACTCTGCTGGGAGCTCATCCTCAGAGTATAGTCTGTCTGAGAAATACACCCTCCTTATGCGACAGTTGGCGTGGATCTGAGAGGAAATGAGACCAGACattagagagagacacagagtaCAATCTGACGGGTTCATaagtagagagagacaagacatgagtgtgtgtagcGCCACCTACAGACCAACCTGCATGCTCGTCTATAATGTTGGTTCCACAGGTCTACCTGAGCagtctctgtatgtctgtctctaCCTCTTTGTGTGTTCCTAGACTGTCCATAACAAAGTCTGCAGTTAatttgtgtgtggttgtgtgtgtgccgaCCTGTACACGCAGCGTCTCGATGTAATTGGTTCCGTAGGCCCTCCTGGTGAAGTCTGACAAGTTGAACTGAATCTGGTTCCAGCCTTCATCCAGTCTCATGGGCATGGTGCAGAAAAATGGCTTCACCCGCGTTGTGCTCTGATAGTTGCTGGCCCGAAACCGTCGCCGGACATTTTTATCGTCTAAAACCTTAGAGACGCAAAAAAGAAACATAGACGATTGAGCATGAGCCCCAGTAATCTGAGGAGCAAAACTCGAAATAACAGCTTGAAAGACTGTGAAAGTGTCTATCTACCGCACCTGGACTTCAAAggtgaaatattttttgacGTTCTTGATGATCATGACCAAAAAAGGCAGCTTGATGCCCAAAGTCTCCTTGGGGTCGGCAGGACATGTGATGTATGTGGtgctgcagggagaggaggaaagacagGGTGACCAGGAGGGGCCTTTAAAGCAGGCGACGCGAGCCGAGAGATCCAGACACAAGCTCACCTGACGTTTGTCCCCTCCACCTCCAACACCAGTGACCGGATGTCGTTGTCTGTGATTCTCTTGATGTGACCGTTCCTCACCTGTGAACACACACGCGCAAGATTCCTCCAAAGTTATCCACCTCTGCTGACAGTGGCTAAAACTCAGACTCTGAGGTTCACTCCCTTGGAAAATACACTCAGTgaccactttattaggtccacctgtacaatctaatacagtGCAATACAACTATTCTgacatcaattttatttttctgctgcctataatgctcaggttttctttttgttacaGTAACATAGGTGTTCattcaaataaagtttgattctATAGAGCTTATTCTACTTGTAATATGTTCTCCTTCAGTATCAGACAATGGCAAAAgcagattttcttttaaaaagctACTAAAACAAAAATTTTACTGTCTCAGAATTTctggttgtttttattattctgccttATGTTGTTGGGTAATTGACGATTTAATTTTTGTGTTCATTGTCGGTTACTATTTCTGTTTCATATGTGAAGttactttacttatttactgatctgatgtcttgtttttgtcttcttgtgttattgatacagtgtgGTTTaaattattgcttgtttttactGTTGCCAAGAAGATTACTGACCATTTCCTGGAAGCTAAATAAAGAGCACAGGAGTAATGAATAAAGATTATGGGATTGTGACTGTATTCAGGCCATACATCAGTTTCCTGTGGCTGAAACTGTGTTTGTGGCTTTCTGTGCATTAGTGAAGACACGGGAACTACTGGGACCTCCTGGATTTGTGGTTTTCGAGATCAAGGCTAAAGTTTGTTCGAGACATCGCTGCTAGAGCAGATTAGAGTCACTAAAATGAGCACTGGCTTGCACGCTGTCCAGAAAAACTCACATTCAGCGTTAAATTTAAGAAGACTCTCACTGTTTAATGGGATAAGCCAGTCAGTGTGAATTAGCCTTGACCAAGCAAACTAACGCTAACCTTAATGTGTCCCAGCGATACAGTAAACACCACTACAGATTAAAACACCACCACAGATTAAAACAGCGAGCACAGCTGCTGGATTGGCCTCTCTGAGGAAGCTAGGCGTGTAGCTTTGACAAAACAAGTCGCTGCTTACCTTTTTATCCCATATCTGAAGAGGTTTGCTGCCGATGCTGTATAAGATGGACAAGAATCCACTCTGAAACGTGTTTTTAAACATCTTCAACGCACTCGGGCGGCCGTCTCGCGTGCATGTGACAGGTGCGTTGCTAAGGTTACGTTTGTTTACGAACTGGTTTCCGTCCTCCGCGGTTCCGTGTGATACAAAATAATCCGTTCCGCTGTCGACGGTTGTAAAACCACGGCCAACcgaaagctaaaaaaaaaaacgacaggtttaaatttattatcatttgtgtCCTGTTATCATAGTACTCCATCTTATTCACAGGAAGccgtaaaaaatatatatatttttaaaaagtcactgAAGTCCTCATTATTTTGACGTTGCTAGGAAACGGCCTTGTTCCCGCCGGACCTCGACGCAGACGCATCCGCATCTCCGTCACCGTGGCAACAGAAAGCttgtcaaaaatgtaattatgacttaaaaaaagaagTCTGGAGTCCGAACTTAAGCACTTCGTTTCTCACTGGTAAAAGATACTTTCTGTATGAAGAAATGAAATATGtagttaaaaaagaaagaaaaagaaaaaagttaatagTATTCAAGTCAAAAGTTCAAGTTTCATAATGATATAAACATTCATGTAAACAAAGCACATATTAAATGAGGCCCTTTTACTGAGCTGAAAATATTGTAGATGCAGTTTCAAGTTGGACTGCCCTTTAGGAAAAGCGTTTTGATTGttgtataatattttttaaggttgatttttttcccccgttgtcattttagacatttttacCGTATgctgtaaaa encodes the following:
- the LOC115367676 gene encoding cilia- and flagella-associated protein 20-like isoform X1, which gives rise to MFKNTFQSGFLSILYSIGSKPLQIWDKKVRNGHIKRITDNDIRSLVLEVEGTNVSTTYITCPADPKETLGIKLPFLVMIIKNVKKYFTFEVQVLDDKNVRRRFRASNYQSTTRVKPFFCTMPMRLDEGWNQIQFNLSDFTRRAYGTNYIETLRVQIHANCRIRRVYFSDRLYSEDELPAEFKLYLPVQNKTKQ
- the LOC115367676 gene encoding cilia- and flagella-associated protein 20-like isoform X2; amino-acid sequence: MFKNTFQSGFLSILYSIGSKPLQIWDKKVRNGHIKRITDNDIRSLVLEVEGTNVSTTYITCPADPKETLGIKLPFLVMIIKNVKKYFTFEVQVLDDKNVRRRFRASNYQSTTRVKPFFCTMPMRLDEGWNQIQFNLSDFTRRAYGTNYIETLRVQIHANCRIRRVYFSDRLYSEDELPAEFKLYLPVQNKTK